A window of Pectobacterium carotovorum genomic DNA:
CGACGGCGTACTGTTGATGTGCACCGAAAGTCATCGCCCTTTGCCCGAAATGATGAGTCGCTATCCTTCTATACCTATGGTCATGATGGATTGGGCACCTTTTGAAGGCGTTATGGACGTCATTAAAGATAACTCCCTGCTCGGTGGAGAGATCGCGACCAATTACCTCATTTCCCGTGGTTATAAAAAGATAGCCTGCATTGCGGGTCCGAAAGATAAGACGACAGCTTATAACCGATTAGAAGGTTATCGACAGGCGATGCAGCTTGCTGGGCTATTCGTTCCCGCTGATTATGAAATTTTCGGCGATTTTGAGTTTGAAGCGGGCTATCGCGCTATGCAGCAGTTGTTAGCGCTGGAAGATAAACCTGAAGCGGTGTTCACCAGTAATGATGCGATGGCCGTTGGTGTTTACCATGCGCTTTATCAGGCTGGGCTTTCAATTCCTCAAGACATGGCAGTTATTGGCTACGATGACATTGAGCTGGCTCGTTATATGTCTCCACCTCTTACTACCGTACATCAACCGAAGGATGAACTTGGCGAATTAGCGGTTGATACACTTTTGTATCGTCTAGAGCATCCCAATACTGAACCTAATGCGCTGGTGTTGACGCCGGAATTGATGGTGCGTCAGTCTGTCCGATGAGGTTTCCTCTCAATTAGCGGCGAAAAATCCGGCATAACGGCGTCTTTTAATTCGCTTTGCTGAAAAAAAAACCACTCGGTAATTTTTTTTGCATTTAGCGCTTGTCAGCGTGCGAGAAGTCCCTATAATGCGCCTCCACTGACACGGCAACAGCGACACGCGGTTGTGGTGACAGGAAAAAAGATTCAACGAAGGCAGTCAGTAATGACTTGACTTCACAGCGGAAAAGCATAGTATATGCAGCCCGCGCCACCGATGAAGTGGCACTGCTCTTTAACAATTTAATCAGACAATCTGTGTGGGCACTCACAAGACCGTATCTTAACGATATAAAAAAGTCTTGAAGAGTGAACAACAGTAAATTCATTACGAATAAACAGTTTTAATTCTTTGAGCATCGCTGACGAGTTCAGCAAATCAAACAAATCTTAAATTGAAGAGTTTGATCATGGCTCAGATTGAACGCTGGCGGCAGGCCTAACACATGCAAGTCGAGCGGTAGCACAAGAGAGCTTGCTCTCTGGGTGACGAGCGGCGGACGGGTGAGTAATGTCTGGGAAACTGCCTGATGGAGGGGGATAACTACTGGAAACGGTAGCTAATACCGCATAACCTCGCAAGAGCAAAGAGGGGGACCTTCGGGCCTCTCGCCATCAGATGTGCCCAGATGGGATTAGCTAGTAGGTGAGGTAATGGCTCACCTAGGCGACGATCCCTAGCTGGTCTGAGAGGATGACCAGCCACACTGGAACTGAGACACGGTCCAGACTCCTACGGGAGGCAGCAGTGGGGAATATTGCACAATGGGCGCAAGCCTGATGCAGCCATGCCGCGTGTGTGAAGAAGGCCTTCGGGTTGTAAAGCACTTTCAGCGAGGAGGAAGGCGGTAAGGTTAATAACCTTATCGATTGACGTTACTCGCAGAAGAAGCACCGGCTAACTCCGTGCCAGCAGCCGCGGTAATACGGAGGGTGCAAGCGTTAATCGGAATGACTGGGCGTAAAGCGCACGCAGGCGGTCTGTTAAGTTGGATGTGAAATCCCCGGGCTTAACCTGGGAACTGCATTCAAAACTGACAGGCTAGAGTCTTGTAGAGGGGGGTAGAATTCCAGGTGTAGCGGTGAAATGCGTAGAGATCTGGAGGAATACCGGTGGCGAAGGCGGCCCCCTGGACAAAGACTGACGCTCAGGTGCGAAAGCGTGGGGAGCAAACAGGATTAGATACCCTGGTAGTCCACGCTGTAAACGATGTCGATTTGGAGGTTGTGCCCTTGAGGCGTGGCTTCCGGAGCTAACGCGTTAAATCGACCGCCTGGGGAGTACGGCCGCAAGGTTAAAACTCAAATGAATTGACGGGGGCCCGCACAAGCGGTGGAGCATGTGGTTTAATTCGATGCAACGCGAAGAACCTTACCTACTCTTGACATCCACAGAATTTGGTAGAGATACCTTAGTGCCTTCGGGAACTGTGAGACAGGTGCTGCATGGCTGTCGTCAGCTCGTGTTGTGAAATGTTGGGTTAAGTCCCGCAACGAGCGCAACCCTTATCCTTTGTTGCCAGCGATTCGGTCGGGAACTCAAAGGAGACTGCCGGTGATAAACCGGAGGAAGGTGGGGATGACGTCAAGTCATCATGGCCCTTACGAGTAGGGCTACACACGTGCTACAATGGCGTATACAAAGAGAAGCGACCTCGCGAGAGCAAGCGGACCTCATAAAGTACGTCGTAGTCCGGATTGGAGTCTGCAACTCGACTCCATGAAGTCGGAATCGCTAGTAATCGTAGATCAGAATGCTACGGTGAATACGTTCCCGGGCCTTGTACACACCGCCCGTCACACCATGGGAGTGGGTTGCAAAAGAAGTAGGTAGCTTAACCTTCGGGAGGGCGCTTACCACTTTGTGATTCATGACTGGGGTGAAGTCGTAACAAGGTAACCGTAGGGGAACCTGCGGTTGGATCACCTCCTTACCAAGAAGATGTGTGTTAAGTGAAGTGCTCACACAGATTGTCTGATGAAAATACTGAGCAAGCGCACCTGTTGATGCGATGAGTGTAAACTCATGCTGACGCGATAGTGCCGAATTTCTGATTCGGTACGGATTTTTCGTGTCCCCATCGTCTAGAGGCCTAGGACACTGCCCTTTCACGGCTGTAACAGGGGTTCGAATCCCCTTGGGGACGCCAATCCGATAATGAGTGAAAGACATTATCATGAATATCTTAAAGATGATTCTTCGGAGTCATGTTTACGATATTGCTCTTTAACAATCTGGAACAAGCTGAAAATTGAAACATGACAGCTGAACATGCATTGGTACCTTCAGGTATGAATGGTGTATCAGTGTGTCAATGAGTCTCTCAAATAATCGCAGCACGACAGTGACTTTGATTTATCAAAGACACCTTCGGGTTGTGAGGTTAAGCGACTAAGCGTACACGGTGGATGCCTAGGCAGTCAGAGGCGATGAAGGGCGTGCTAATCTGCGATAAGCGTCGGTAAGCTGATATGAAGCGTTATACCCGACGATACCCGAATGGGGAAACCCAGTGTGTTTCGACACACTATCATTACGTGAATACATAGCGTAATGAGGCGAACCGGGGGAACTGAAACATCTCAGTACCCCGAGGAAAAGAAATCAACCGAGATTCCCCTAGTAGCGGCGAGCGAACGGGGAGGAGCCCAGAACCTGAATCAGTTTGTGTGTTAGTGGAAGCGTCTGGAAAGTCGCACAGTAAAGGGTGATAGTCCCGTACACAAAAATGCACAAATTGTGAGTTCGATGAGTAGGGCGGGACACGTGACATCCTGTCTGAATATGGGGGGACCATCCTCCAAGGCTAAATACTCCTGACTGACCGATAGTGAACCAGTACCGTGAGGGAAAGGCGAAAAGAACCCCGGCGAGGGGAGTGAAATAGAACCTGAAACCGTGTACGTACAAGCAGTGGGAGCCTTGATTAATCAGGGTGACTGCGTACCTTTTGTATAATGGGTCAGCGACTTATATTCTGTAGCAAGGTTAACCGTATAGGGGAGCCGTAGGGAAACCGAGTCTTAACTGGGCGTTAAGTTGCAGGGTATAGACCCGAAACCCGGTGATCTAGCCATGGGCAGGTTGAAGGTTGGGTAACACTAACTGGAGGACCGAACCGACTAATGTTGAAAAATTAGCGGATGACTTGTGGCTGGGGGTGAAAGGCCAATCAAACCGGGAGATAGCTGGTTCTCCCCGAAAGCTATTTAGGTAGCGCCTCGTGAATTCATCTTCGGGGGTAGAGCACTGTTTCGGCTAGGGGGTCATCCCGACTTACCAACCCGATGCAAACTACGAATACCGAAGAATGTTATCACGGGAGACACACGGCGGGTGCTAACGTTCGTCGTGAAGAGGGAAACAACCCAGACCGCCAGCTAAGGTCCCAAAGTCATGGTTAAGTGGGAAACGATGTGGGAAGGCACAGACAGCCAGGATGTTGGCTTAGAAGCAGCCATCATTTAAAGAAAGCGTAATAGCTCACTGGTCGAGTCGGCCTGCGCGGAAGATGTAACGGGGCTAAACCATGCACCGAAGCTGCGGCAGCGACACTCAGGTGTTGTTGGGTAGGGGAGCGTTCTGTAAGCCGTCGAAGGTGGCCTGTGAGGGTTGCTGGAGGTATCAGAAGTGCGAATGCTGACATAAGTAACGATAATGCGGGTGAAAAACCCGCACGCCGGAAGACCAAGGGTTCCTGTCCAACGTTAATCGGGGCAGGGTGAGTCGACCCCTAAGGCGAGGCTGAAAAGCGTAGTCGATGGGAAACAGGTTAATATTCCTGTACTCGGTGTTACTGCGAAGGGGGGACGGAGAAAGCTAGGTTATCCGGGCGACGGTTGTCCCGGTTTAAGCGTGAAGGTGGATGACTTTGGTAAATCCGGGTCATTATTAACACTGAGGCGTGATGACGAGTCACTACGGTGATGAAGTAACCAATGCTACGCTTCCAGGAAAAGCCTCTAAGCTCCAGGTAACATCAAATCGTACCCCAAACCGACACAGGTGGTCAGGTAGAGAATACTCAGGCGCTTGAGAGAACTCGGGTGAAGGAACTAGGCAAAATGGTGCCGTAACTTCGGGAGAAGGCACGCTGATGGTAGGTGAAGTGACTTGCTCATGGAGCTGAAATCAGTCGAAGATACCAGCTGGCTGCAACTGTTTAATAAAAACACAGCACTGTGCAAACACGAAAGTGGACGTATACGGTGTGACGCCTGCCCGGTGCCGGAAGGTTAATTGATGGGGTCAGCCGCAAGGCGAAGCTCTTGATCGAAGCCCCGGTAAACGGCGGCCGTAACTATAACGGTCCTAAGGTAGCGAAATTCCTTGTCGGGTAAGTTCCGACCTGCACGAATGGCGTAATGATGGCCAGGCTGTCTCCACCCGAGACTCAGTGAAATTGAACTCGCTGTGAAGATGCAGTGTACCCGCGGCAAGACGGAAAGACCCCGTGAACCTTTACTATAGCTTGACACTGAACCTTGAGCCTTGATGTGTAGGATAGGTGGGAGGCTTTGAAGCGTGGACGCCAGTCTGCGTGGAGCCAACCTTGAAATACCACCCTTTAATGTTTGATGTTCTAACGTAGACCCGTAATCCGGGTTGCGGACAGTGTCTGGTGGGTAGTTTGACTGGGGCGGTCTCCTCCCAAAGCGTAACGGAGGAGCACGAAGGTTAGCTAATCCTGGTCGGACATCAGGAGGTTAGTGCAAAGGCATAAGCTAGCTTGACTGCGAGAGTGACAGCTCGAGCAGGTGCGAAAGCAGGTCTTAGTGATCCGGTGGTTCTGAATGGAAGGGCCATCGCTCAACGGATAAAAGGTACTCCGGGGATAACAGGCTGATACCGCCCAAGAGTTCATATCGACGGCGGTGTTTGGCACCTCGATGTCGGCTCATCACATCCTGGGGCTGAAGTAGGTCCCAAGGGTATGGCTGTTCGCCATTTAAAGTGGTACGCGAGCTGGGTTTAGAACGTCGTGAGACAGTTCGGTCCCTATCTGCCGTGGGCGTTGGAAGATTGAGAGGGGTTGCTCCTAGTACGAGAGGACCGGAGTGAACGCACCACTGGTGTACGGGTTGTGATGCCAATTGCATTGCCCGGTAGCTAAGTGCGGAAGAGATAACCGCTGAAAGCATCTAAGCGGGAAACTTGCCTCGAGATGAGTCTTCCCTGGGCACTAGATGCCCCTGAAGGGCCGTTGAAGACGACGACGTAGATAGGCTGGGTGTGTAAGCGTAGCGATACGTTGAGCTAACCAGTACTAATGACCCGAGAGGCTTAACCTTACAACACCGAAGGTGTTTTGAGATGGACTCAAAGAGATTTTGATAATCAGCTTGTTTTAGGATTGGTTCTGATGGTTATGCGAGAGCGAGAGCAAAGCATGGCGGTTGGAATGAAACAGAATTTGCCTGGCGGCGATAGCGCGGTGGTCCCACCTGACCCCATGCCGAACTCAGAAGTGAAACGCCGTAGCGCCGATGGTAGTGTGGGGCTTCCCCATGTGAGAGTAGGGAACTGCCAGGCATCAACTACGTGGAAAGCCCCTGTCGAAAGACAGGGGCTTTTTGCTATGGGGTATTTTTGTTTTTATCTGCAATAGATTTTCTGGTTGTGTATTTATTGCGGTGTATCCGGCAGATAACCTGGCCGCCAAGGGGAGCGGGGCGGAAATAGACGTCCTACCAGACATTACCCAATGGTCCAGTGTTAACGGTTGTCTATTCCGCACTGCAGATTATTATTTTTGAGCCATTGGTGGATAAAAGTAGCAACCTGCTCTGGTTGATTGATATCAAGCACTGGAAGCATGGTGTCGATCTCACCATCTGCTGCAATCGCGATGACATACTCATCGATCAAATCACTTAATTCTCTACCCAACGATTGGCGAAACAAGGCTATTTTAGCGATCCTCTCGTATTTGAACCCCTCAACCAGCACCAGATCGAGAGTAGACGCATCCATTTTTCCAGCTAGATGGTAAATATTTGGTTCTTCCTGATCAGGAGTCTCCGTCATTAGCGCCCACCTTTGGCTGCTGGCGACAATCGTTTGTGCTGCGCCTGCTTTACGGAGCTCATAGCTAT
This region includes:
- the rbsR gene encoding ribose operon transcriptional repressor RbsR yields the protein MATMKDVARLAGVSTSTVSHVINNNRFVSDTIREKVMKAVEDLNYAPSALARSLKINQTRTIGMLLTASNNPFYAEVVRGVERCCYERGYSLILCNTEGDRDRMSHSLETLLQKRVDGVLLMCTESHRPLPEMMSRYPSIPMVMMDWAPFEGVMDVIKDNSLLGGEIATNYLISRGYKKIACIAGPKDKTTAYNRLEGYRQAMQLAGLFVPADYEIFGDFEFEAGYRAMQQLLALEDKPEAVFTSNDAMAVGVYHALYQAGLSIPQDMAVIGYDDIELARYMSPPLTTVHQPKDELGELAVDTLLYRLEHPNTEPNALVLTPELMVRQSVR
- the mobB gene encoding molybdopterin-guanine dinucleotide biosynthesis protein B; translated protein: MNPNRAPLLAITAYSGTGKTTLLKHVIPLLTHHGVRVGLIKHTHHQMDIDTPGKDSYELRKAGAAQTIVASSQRWALMTETPDQEEPNIYHLAGKMDASTLDLVLVEGFKYERIAKIALFRQSLGRELSDLIDEYVIAIAADGEIDTMLPVLDINQPEQVATFIHQWLKNNNLQCGIDNR